Proteins from one Telopea speciosissima isolate NSW1024214 ecotype Mountain lineage chromosome 1, Tspe_v1, whole genome shotgun sequence genomic window:
- the LOC122660327 gene encoding vacuolar protein sorting-associated protein 20 homolog 2-like: protein MGNLFVKKPKVTDVDRAILSLKTQRRKLAQYQQQLDAVIEAEKQAARDLIREKKKDRALLALKKKKAQEELLKQVDNWLINVEQQLADIELASKQKAVFESLKAGTSAIKSIQSEINLEDVQKLMDDSAEAKAYQDEINAILGEKLSAEDEEEVLAEFENLETELSIQDLPEVPVPSVPSQEQAAHLQRPEAKPQTAEASDIEEDLVLPDVPTKAPVAPEGVSDVGDDASTAVSTRRKVMEEPLPA, encoded by the exons ATGGGCAATTTATTCGTTAAGAAACCGAAGGTCACCGATGTCGATCGAGCCATTCTTTCTCTCAAAACCCAGCGACGGAAGCTTGCGCAATACCAGCAACAG CTTGATGCTGTTATAGAAGCCGAGAAGCAAGCTGCAAGGGACTTGATTcgtgaaaagaagaaagacaggGCCTTGCTTgcattaaagaagaagaaggcccaGGAAGAATTATTGAAGCAAGTCGACAACTGGTTGATTAATGTGGAACAACAA TTGGCAGACATTGAATTGGCAAGCAAGCAGAAGGCTGTATTTGAAAGCTTGAAGGCTGGTACAAGTGCTATTAAATCTATACAGAGTGAGATCAATTTGGAGGATGTTCAAAAGCTAATGGATGATTCAGCTGAAGCAAAAGCTTACCAAGAT GAAATCAATGCAATATTAGGGGAAAAACTATCagctgaagatgaagaagaagtctTAGCAGAATTTGAGAACTTGGAAACTGAG CTCTCTATTCAAGATCTACCAGAAGTTCCTGTTCCTTCAGTGCCATCTCAAGAACAAGCAGCTCATTTACAGAGACCAGAAGCAAAGCCTCAAACAGCTGAGGCTAGTGACATCGAGGAGGACTTGGTGCTCCCAGATGTGCCAACCAAAGCCCCTGTTGCTCCTGAGGGTGTTTCAGATGTCGGGGATGATGCTTCTACAGCAGTATCTACAAGAAGAAAAG TCATGGAGGAGCCATTACCTGCTTGA
- the LOC122660319 gene encoding PLASTID TRANSCRIPTIONALLY ACTIVE protein 6, chloroplastic has product MATAMRALLLLPQSPLIQKLPPTTSSLTFHSPKCSLLSFPSLNAKPLYPLTRQRNDFRVRADEGDADGGDDDYDPDEEEVEEVDNKKDYDVEYDHLLGGAAVVSTTESNVGDDIEMVQSKSFVSIQGWDSDKVVDYRINEDEFHKISLFDCDFFIRKPPDPDNDVYDFREMYVTPPDTDIYAIPKVLAPIPQKYIRCSKSDYGCYNVTEPPIDAPRDPLYKSEREVMKVFLTKHYRNRRSGDPEFVLDFEEIYVIDSKTKSITRAKVLVTVPAGRNRDRKRDLLIIRDNGNSFKIVDLSERDDPTTVIEREEWIKTRQDMERHLRKLRDFSKSNWF; this is encoded by the exons ATGGCCACGGCCATGAGAGCTCTACTTCTTCTCCCTCAGTCTCCTCTCATACAGAAACTTCCACCCACTACTTCCTCCCTCACTTTCCATTCTCCAAAATGTTCGCTCCTCAGCTTCCCATCTCTCAATGCGAAACCACTGTATCCCCTGACAAGACAGAGAAACGATTTCCGTGTTAGGGCCGACGAAGGCGACGCCGACGGCGGCGACGACGACTACGACCCtgatgaagaagaagtagaagaagtcGACAACAAGAAGGACTACGACGTCGAGTACGACCACCTCCTCGGCGGTGCCGCCGTTGTCTCCACCACTGAGAGCAATGTCGGCGATGATATAGAGATGGTGCAGAGTAAGAGCTTTGTTTCCATTCAGGGTTGGGACTCGGATAAGGTGGTGGATTATAGGATTAATGAGGATGAGTTCCATAAGATCAGCTTGTTTGACTGTGATTTCTTTATCAGGAAGCCGCCTGATCCTGACAACGATGTCTATGATTTCAGAGAG ATGTACGTTACACCTCCGGACACTGATATTTATGCTATACCCAAAGTTCTAGCTCCGATTCCTCAGAAG TATATTAGATGTTCAAAAAGTGATTATGGATGCTACAATGTTACGGAGCCACCAATTGATGCACCCCGAGATCCGCTATACAAAAGTGAGAGGGAAGTTATGAAG GTTTTCTTGACAAAGCACTACAGAAACAGAAGATCTGGTGATCCAGAATTTGTATTAGATTTTGAGGAGATCTATGTCATTGATTCAAAAACTAAGTCAATTACCAGAGCAAAAGTTTTG GTTACTGTTCCAGCAGGAAGAAATAGGGATAGAAAGCGGGACTTGCTTATCATTCGTGATAATGGGAACTCCTTCAAAATAGTTGATCTG AGTGAAAGAGATGATCCCACTACTGTCATTGAGAGGGAAGAATGGATTAAAACAAGACAAGACATGGAGAGACACCTCAGAAAGTTGAGGGACTTCAGTAAATCGAATTGGTTCTAA